A window of Candidatus Cloacimonadota bacterium contains these coding sequences:
- a CDS encoding TonB-dependent receptor has product MKKVLLALVVSSLLLTSFAIAQDFGKVAGRIVKESNGIPLQDVNVYLSGTEFGSLSNAKGQFIINNVPSGKYTLIVSLLSYEQNRKEITVTSGLTTTVNFEMIGKDIGVAGIEVVADRAKLNTPVAFSDVDKAEISESLGSRDIPLVLTNTPSVYSTCQGGGAGDARVNIRGFNQRNVAVMINGVPINDMENGWVYWSNWDGLGDATSSIQVQRGLSAVNLAVPSIGGTMNMITDATKMSKGVEFKQEYGTAGFEKKTVIANSGLVNDKYAFSLNVNQKTGNGIIDKTWTDAWSYYLATSYNLNENNRLEFYAVGAPQRHGQNLYKQNMAAYDHKYAKDHAGIPDSVIADYLDDIHESEAGRFYNENWYVVSPTYDGKQWWNGALHDRYSPDFLNERENFYFKPQINLNWFTQLSKKLDIYSVLYYSGGEGGGTGTYGSVLWNYNVGISSPSRFVAWDATIARNDTSSTGALGILRNSRNNQWTIGAISKLRYDINDQIKTSFGLDWRTAEIDHFREVRDLLGGEYYTYTGNDFDSTETDYQKHLGDKIAYYNTNTVDWIGGSAQGEYSLDKLNIYGMGGYSSIKYSYKDHFVDDGTGNKLTSNTDWLPGYQVKGGSSYRLTNNIGIFGNAGYVSKCPIFDEVINDYDGTVADDPSNEKFTDIEGGLNFVGLDGLLNIKGDYYFTIWNDQTKTKGITDSLGNEGIIFLRGMDSRHSGFEFELHTHPIPLIKLDASFSKGDWIYTNDFTATYKNWVDTLEVMDTLSCYVNDLKVGDAPQTQLALGATLYPVQGLRINFAYKYFCDFYASWDPFSRQDENDTMQSWEIPSYSLVDLHLFYKLPTVIKGLEIEAFTHIFNLFDEVFVQDATDNSHYNAYDTSLYPHTGSAAEVFFGLPRRFNAGISIKM; this is encoded by the coding sequence ATGAAAAAAGTATTACTAGCTTTAGTAGTATCCTCTCTCCTTCTTACTTCATTTGCAATTGCCCAGGATTTTGGGAAAGTTGCCGGTAGAATCGTAAAAGAAAGTAATGGAATTCCATTACAAGATGTGAATGTATATTTGTCAGGAACTGAATTTGGCTCATTATCAAACGCAAAGGGTCAATTCATTATCAATAATGTTCCTAGTGGTAAATATACTCTAATTGTTAGCTTATTAAGCTATGAACAAAACCGAAAAGAGATAACAGTAACTTCAGGACTTACAACAACAGTCAATTTTGAAATGATTGGAAAAGATATCGGTGTTGCAGGGATTGAAGTTGTGGCAGATAGAGCCAAATTGAATACACCTGTTGCATTTTCAGATGTTGATAAAGCAGAGATTTCCGAATCTCTTGGCTCTCGCGATATTCCCCTTGTGCTTACAAACACACCAAGTGTATATTCCACTTGTCAAGGTGGCGGTGCCGGAGATGCACGTGTAAATATTCGTGGTTTCAATCAACGCAATGTGGCTGTTATGATCAACGGTGTTCCTATTAATGATATGGAAAATGGCTGGGTTTACTGGTCAAATTGGGACGGACTCGGTGATGCAACTTCCTCAATTCAGGTACAAAGAGGACTTAGTGCTGTAAACCTTGCCGTGCCTTCCATTGGTGGAACAATGAACATGATAACCGATGCAACCAAAATGAGTAAAGGTGTTGAGTTCAAACAAGAATATGGAACTGCAGGATTCGAAAAGAAGACTGTTATTGCAAATTCAGGTTTAGTAAATGACAAATATGCCTTCAGTCTTAATGTTAATCAGAAAACCGGTAATGGTATCATTGATAAAACATGGACTGATGCTTGGTCATATTATTTAGCAACAAGTTATAATTTGAATGAAAATAACCGCCTGGAATTCTACGCGGTGGGAGCTCCGCAAAGACATGGTCAAAATCTTTACAAACAAAATATGGCAGCTTATGACCATAAATACGCAAAAGACCATGCCGGTATTCCGGACAGTGTTATTGCTGATTATCTAGATGATATCCATGAATCCGAAGCCGGAAGGTTTTATAATGAAAACTGGTATGTTGTTAGTCCCACTTATGACGGCAAACAATGGTGGAACGGTGCATTACATGATCGTTACTCTCCGGATTTTCTTAATGAAAGAGAAAACTTCTATTTTAAGCCACAGATTAATTTGAACTGGTTTACACAATTAAGTAAAAAATTGGATATTTATTCGGTTCTCTATTACTCCGGTGGTGAAGGTGGCGGAACAGGCACTTATGGCTCAGTTTTGTGGAACTACAATGTTGGCATTTCAAGCCCCTCACGGTTTGTTGCTTGGGATGCAACCATTGCACGAAATGACACATCCTCTACAGGTGCTTTAGGCATTCTGCGTAATAGTAGAAATAACCAATGGACTATTGGTGCAATTTCAAAACTAAGATATGATATCAATGATCAAATAAAAACCTCTTTTGGTCTTGATTGGAGAACTGCAGAAATTGATCATTTCCGTGAAGTTCGTGACTTACTTGGCGGTGAATATTACACCTATACAGGCAATGATTTTGACTCAACCGAAACAGATTATCAAAAACATCTTGGTGACAAAATTGCCTATTATAACACCAACACTGTAGATTGGATTGGTGGATCTGCTCAAGGTGAATATTCGTTAGACAAACTCAATATTTATGGAATGGGTGGATATTCCAGCATCAAATATTCCTATAAAGATCATTTTGTAGATGATGGAACCGGTAATAAACTTACTTCAAACACAGATTGGCTCCCCGGATATCAAGTTAAAGGTGGCTCCAGTTATCGTTTGACAAATAATATCGGAATCTTCGGTAATGCCGGATATGTTTCCAAATGCCCGATATTTGATGAAGTCATTAATGATTATGACGGAACCGTTGCTGACGATCCATCTAACGAAAAATTCACTGATATTGAAGGTGGTTTGAATTTTGTCGGTCTCGATGGCTTGCTTAACATTAAAGGTGATTATTATTTCACGATCTGGAATGATCAAACCAAAACAAAAGGTATAACAGATTCACTCGGAAATGAAGGGATCATTTTCCTTAGAGGTATGGACTCACGTCATTCCGGTTTTGAATTTGAACTTCACACACACCCGATCCCATTAATCAAATTAGATGCCTCATTCTCCAAAGGTGATTGGATTTATACAAACGATTTCACAGCCACTTATAAAAATTGGGTTGATACGCTTGAAGTAATGGATACATTGAGCTGTTATGTTAACGACCTTAAAGTTGGTGATGCACCTCAAACACAACTTGCACTCGGAGCAACATTATATCCTGTACAAGGTCTGAGAATCAATTTCGCCTATAAATATTTCTGCGATTTCTATGCTTCATGGGATCCATTCAGTCGTCAGGATGAAAATGACACAATGCAGAGTTGGGAAATTCCGTCTTATAGCCTTGTAGATCTTCATCTCTTCTATAAACTCCCCACAGTTATAAAAGGATTAGAAATCGAAGCCTTTACTCATATATTTAACTTATTTGATGAAGTCTTCGTTCAGGATGCAACAGATAATAGCCACTATAATGCTTATGATACCAGCCTGTATCCACATACAGGAAGTGCTGCCGAAGTTTTCTTTGGACTTCCAAGAAGATTCAATGCAGGTATTTCAATCAAAATGTAA
- the nadC gene encoding carboxylating nicotinate-nucleotide diphosphorylase has product MEEKIIKYALEEDFRYRGDITSQAIFTAEKGEYKLVANDKGILCGSEYFCKVFAIVDEETRVKFLCHDGDEVFPKNRVADINGKIQSILKAERVALNFLSHLSGIATKTHSFVKRLRGETKILDTRKTLPGLREAQKYAVECGGGKNHRMGLYDLVMIKDNHIDGAGSIKKAVQKVKEKWGNKFKIEVETRNLEEVKEALKSGADIIMVDNMKLDEMKKAVKIIGEKALSEASGNMTVDRIAAVSQIGVNYISVGALTHTVKAFDFSLVHAKEHYEFR; this is encoded by the coding sequence ATGGAAGAAAAAATAATTAAATATGCTTTGGAAGAAGATTTTCGCTATCGCGGTGATATTACCAGTCAAGCGATTTTTACCGCTGAAAAGGGAGAATATAAATTAGTTGCAAACGATAAAGGAATTCTCTGCGGTAGTGAATATTTCTGTAAAGTTTTTGCAATTGTAGATGAAGAAACTCGTGTAAAATTTTTATGTCATGACGGAGATGAAGTTTTTCCCAAAAATAGGGTCGCAGACATTAATGGGAAAATCCAATCAATATTGAAAGCAGAACGGGTAGCTTTGAATTTTCTTTCCCATCTCAGTGGAATCGCTACAAAAACACATTCTTTTGTGAAGCGATTGCGTGGCGAAACAAAGATTCTCGATACAAGAAAAACATTACCCGGTTTACGAGAAGCACAGAAATATGCAGTAGAATGTGGCGGTGGAAAAAACCATCGTATGGGATTATACGATCTGGTGATGATCAAAGATAATCACATTGATGGAGCAGGAAGTATAAAAAAAGCAGTGCAAAAAGTAAAAGAAAAATGGGGAAATAAATTCAAGATCGAAGTGGAAACAAGAAATTTAGAAGAAGTAAAAGAAGCTTTAAAATCCGGTGCTGATATCATTATGGTTGATAATATGAAATTGGATGAAATGAAAAAAGCAGTAAAAATCATTGGAGAAAAAGCCCTTTCAGAAGCCTCTGGAAATATGACAGTTGACAGAATTGCAGCAGTTTCACAAATTGGTGTAAATTATATTTCCGTGGGTGCATTAACTCACACAGTAAAAGCTTTTGATTTTTCATTGGTTCATGCTAAGGAGCATTATGAGTTTAGATAA
- a CDS encoding DUF120 domain-containing protein produces the protein MVSFFRYIIPLIKEYGLFESIETSTTNLAELFEISQQSVSRVLIELEKRNFIKRTSSTKGIRIEFKQQSIKLLKKTYDLLDNFFGDFSLQGIIKQGIGEGKFYITHPEYKKRIKTFLRINPFPGTLNLEVNINLIRAMKELFKPIIIAGFETEDRSFGSLSCYECLIDKKMEAWIIFAERTTHPENIIELISENKIVGKDGKIKITFI, from the coding sequence ATGGTGTCATTTTTTCGCTATATTATCCCGCTTATCAAAGAATATGGATTGTTCGAGTCAATTGAAACTTCCACCACAAATCTTGCAGAATTATTTGAAATTTCTCAACAGTCGGTTTCACGGGTTTTGATAGAGTTGGAAAAAAGAAATTTTATCAAACGAACTTCCAGCACAAAGGGAATTAGGATTGAATTCAAACAGCAAAGTATTAAACTGCTAAAAAAAACTTATGACTTATTAGATAATTTTTTTGGAGATTTTTCTTTGCAAGGAATTATCAAGCAGGGAATCGGAGAAGGGAAATTTTATATAACGCATCCTGAATACAAAAAACGTATCAAAACATTTCTAAGGATTAATCCTTTTCCAGGCACTTTGAATCTCGAAGTCAACATAAATTTGATAAGGGCGATGAAAGAATTATTTAAACCGATAATCATCGCAGGTTTTGAAACTGAAGATAGAAGTTTTGGCTCGCTTTCTTGCTATGAGTGCCTGATAGATAAAAAAATGGAAGCCTGGATAATTTTTGCGGAACGAACTACACATCCGGAAAATATTATCGAATTAATTTCAGAAAACAAAATTGTTGGCAAAGATGGTAAAATTAAAATCACTTTTATTTAA
- the nadB gene encoding L-aspartate oxidase — MRKIYDVIVVGTGISGLTSAIYLQEKGLNVLVLTKEDKINETNTNLAQGGIVAKNESDSAEALKKDILAAGYNYNSFEAVDMIANEGPQLVFDFLIDKIGVKFSKNDDENLHYTGEAAHSCKRILHYKDKTGEKIQIDLINYASKIGVKILHSHTSIDIITNNHHSDNSEDLYKRRIAMGIYTLDNNQSVVKTFLAHYVILATGGVGSLYKYTTNSKSATGDGISMAYRSGADIINAEMIQFHPTSFFHKDIEGFLISESLRGEGGVLLDHNFNPFMQKYSSLKDLAPRDIVSRAIYEEMNKTGKKYMYLDIASTYTGNEPIKQRFSQIYATCHKYGIDITKEPIPIVPVAHYFCGGVKVDLSGRTTIRRLYSVGETSCTGVHGANRLASVSLLEGILWGKKAAEHIIDNYSHIHKTKFESIPDWKIPKQNEKFDQMLISQDWEAIKLTMWNYAGIIRTQRGLERARADLDYYSHRIFEFYKQAELSRDIIELRNAVITASIIVNAAIHNNKSIGCHFIKK; from the coding sequence ATGAGAAAAATATATGATGTAATAGTTGTGGGAACCGGCATCTCCGGATTAACTTCCGCAATATATCTGCAAGAAAAAGGCTTAAATGTTTTGGTTTTAACCAAGGAAGATAAAATCAATGAAACAAATACAAATCTCGCTCAAGGTGGAATTGTTGCCAAAAACGAATCGGATAGTGCTGAAGCATTAAAAAAGGATATTCTTGCAGCCGGATATAATTACAACAGTTTTGAGGCAGTGGATATGATTGCAAATGAAGGTCCTCAACTCGTTTTTGATTTCCTCATTGATAAAATCGGAGTGAAATTTTCCAAGAATGATGATGAAAATTTACATTATACAGGCGAGGCAGCCCATTCATGCAAAAGGATTTTACATTACAAAGATAAAACAGGTGAAAAGATTCAGATTGATTTGATAAATTATGCCAGCAAAATAGGAGTGAAGATACTTCATTCTCATACATCCATAGATATTATTACAAACAACCATCATTCAGATAATTCGGAGGATTTATATAAAAGACGTATAGCTATGGGAATTTATACTCTTGATAATAATCAAAGTGTTGTTAAAACTTTCCTTGCTCATTATGTTATTCTAGCTACAGGGGGCGTAGGCAGTCTTTATAAATACACCACAAACTCAAAATCAGCAACTGGTGATGGGATTAGTATGGCATATAGATCAGGAGCAGATATTATTAATGCCGAAATGATTCAATTTCATCCTACCTCTTTTTTTCATAAAGATATTGAAGGTTTTCTCATTTCCGAATCTTTACGCGGGGAAGGGGGAGTGCTTTTGGATCACAATTTTAATCCATTTATGCAAAAATATTCTTCCCTAAAAGACCTTGCTCCCCGAGATATAGTTTCTCGAGCAATTTACGAAGAGATGAATAAAACTGGGAAAAAATACATGTATCTCGATATCGCTTCCACTTATACTGGTAATGAACCTATTAAGCAAAGATTTTCACAGATATATGCGACCTGCCATAAATATGGAATTGATATTACAAAAGAACCTATTCCTATTGTACCGGTTGCCCATTATTTCTGCGGTGGTGTAAAAGTTGATTTGTCAGGGCGAACTACCATCCGAAGATTATATTCAGTGGGTGAAACAAGTTGTACTGGAGTTCATGGTGCAAATCGGCTTGCATCTGTTTCCCTGCTGGAAGGTATTCTTTGGGGCAAAAAAGCAGCTGAGCATATTATTGATAATTATTCTCATATCCATAAAACAAAATTTGAATCTATTCCGGATTGGAAAATTCCCAAGCAGAATGAAAAATTTGACCAAATGCTCATTAGTCAGGATTGGGAAGCAATTAAATTGACTATGTGGAATTATGCGGGAATAATTCGAACTCAAAGAGGATTAGAACGAGCAAGGGCAGATTTGGATTATTATTCTCACAGAATATTCGAGTTTTATAAACAGGCTGAACTATCGCGAGATATAATTGAGCTGAGAAATGCAGTTATAACGGCTTCTATAATCGTTAATGCCGCTATTCATAATAATAAATCCATCGGTTGTCATTTTATTAAGAAGTAA
- a CDS encoding DUF362 domain-containing protein, protein MNTVTAKKCFQFDLEKIKSAIRNIFQSQGFSSKLESLDSILLKPNLLGAYDPERSVTSHPIFVAAVIEILKDYNISISIFDNPGGSSKYKDVIQKTGMERVAKKYNVNLLEPVSGIKTFGSDPEYIISNRFLESEAIINLCKMKTHSYTFFTGAIKNTFGVVPGIAKANYHKLAPNPTNFAHYIVDIYNIVRDKIIFNLMDGIYGMDGDGPSNGKSKNFGVILGSENAIALDFVATRMMGYNPYKIPITTIAAQSNSINLDEIIFEGDFEPDFILPDVNIKTSIRTNLILRSLSAPFKNIIKKFFWTIPEFSEEKCNQCSQCVNFCPVNALSWQEKSSAPVIDAEKCILCLCCVENCPQNAVTIKKSFLSKILIS, encoded by the coding sequence ATGAATACGGTTACAGCAAAAAAGTGTTTCCAATTCGATTTGGAAAAAATAAAAAGTGCCATTCGGAATATTTTCCAATCTCAAGGGTTTAGCAGCAAATTAGAATCGTTGGACTCCATTCTTTTAAAGCCGAATTTACTTGGTGCTTATGACCCTGAGAGATCAGTAACTTCACACCCTATTTTCGTAGCTGCAGTTATTGAAATTCTCAAAGATTACAATATTTCCATCTCGATTTTTGATAACCCGGGCGGTTCCAGCAAATACAAAGACGTAATCCAAAAAACAGGTATGGAGCGGGTTGCGAAAAAATATAATGTTAATTTATTAGAACCCGTCTCAGGTATAAAAACATTTGGATCAGATCCGGAGTATATTATTAGTAACCGTTTTTTGGAAAGCGAAGCAATAATTAATCTTTGCAAAATGAAGACCCATTCATATACTTTTTTTACCGGTGCAATAAAAAATACTTTTGGAGTCGTGCCCGGAATAGCGAAAGCAAATTATCACAAACTTGCCCCAAATCCCACCAATTTTGCTCATTACATTGTTGACATTTATAATATTGTCCGAGATAAGATAATTTTCAATCTGATGGATGGAATTTATGGGATGGATGGCGATGGACCATCCAACGGAAAATCCAAGAATTTTGGCGTAATTCTCGGAAGCGAAAACGCAATAGCACTTGATTTCGTTGCAACTCGAATGATGGGCTACAATCCGTACAAAATCCCGATAACTACAATTGCAGCTCAATCGAATTCCATCAATTTGGATGAGATAATTTTCGAGGGAGATTTTGAGCCGGATTTCATCTTGCCTGATGTTAATATCAAAACGAGTATTCGCACTAATTTGATATTGCGTTCGTTATCCGCCCCTTTTAAAAATATCATAAAAAAATTCTTCTGGACGATTCCTGAATTCAGTGAGGAAAAATGTAATCAATGCTCACAATGTGTAAATTTTTGTCCGGTTAATGCATTGAGTTGGCAAGAAAAATCTTCCGCTCCGGTTATTGATGCAGAAAAATGTATCTTGTGTTTATGTTGCGTGGAAAACTGCCCGCAAAATGCTGTAACAATCAAAAAAAGTTTTTTAAGCAAAATTTTGATAAGTTAA
- the nadA gene encoding quinolinate synthase NadA, protein MSLDKLELDKNKLKNFIRDKKKSLAGKVIIPAHHYQTQDIVDFADFVGDSYKLAVRCRDLDAKYIIFCGVRFMAEAANIVSKDFQKIIIPDLDSGCPLADKITYKEFEKAFNIIKSQTESEIVPVVYVNSSAEAKGFTGKNGGATCTSSNADKVVKYFLDKGKAVFFAPDFNLGINTSKKLNLAKNRTVKVNRDFSFEKLANVSTAKLFIWDGFCYVHKIFSVTDIKNLRAKYSKIKIIVHPECDREVLQSADYSGSTQQIFNFVKNSPSGSTWGIGTEYNFVKRLNDENPHKKVIPLRKSICRDMSKIDLVKLATSLQSIENCLNGACELIYEVKVPQNIKENAAIALNKMIEIVSSELPE, encoded by the coding sequence ATGAGTTTAGATAAATTAGAATTAGATAAAAATAAGTTAAAAAACTTTATCCGCGATAAAAAAAAATCGTTAGCAGGAAAAGTTATAATTCCCGCTCATCATTATCAAACTCAGGATATTGTGGATTTCGCTGATTTTGTCGGTGATTCTTATAAATTAGCAGTTCGCTGTAGAGATTTGGATGCAAAATATATTATTTTTTGCGGAGTTAGATTCATGGCAGAAGCAGCAAATATTGTTTCAAAAGATTTTCAAAAAATCATTATTCCCGACTTGGATTCCGGTTGTCCTCTTGCCGATAAAATAACCTACAAGGAATTTGAAAAAGCATTTAATATAATAAAAAGTCAGACAGAATCTGAAATTGTACCGGTAGTTTATGTGAATTCTTCTGCAGAAGCCAAAGGTTTTACTGGTAAAAACGGGGGAGCAACTTGCACAAGTTCTAATGCTGATAAAGTAGTAAAATATTTTTTAGATAAAGGAAAAGCGGTGTTTTTTGCTCCGGATTTCAATCTTGGAATAAACACTTCCAAAAAATTAAATTTGGCTAAAAATCGAACAGTGAAAGTGAATAGGGACTTTAGTTTTGAAAAACTTGCTAACGTATCGACTGCAAAATTGTTTATTTGGGATGGATTCTGCTATGTTCATAAAATTTTTTCAGTTACGGATATAAAAAATCTACGCGCAAAATATTCAAAAATAAAAATAATCGTACATCCGGAATGTGACCGAGAAGTATTACAATCTGCAGATTATTCGGGTTCAACCCAACAAATTTTTAACTTTGTGAAAAATTCACCTTCAGGATCTACGTGGGGAATTGGGACTGAATATAATTTTGTAAAACGATTAAATGATGAAAACCCGCATAAAAAAGTCATCCCGCTTCGTAAATCTATTTGCAGGGATATGTCTAAGATCGACTTAGTAAAACTTGCAACATCGCTTCAATCCATAGAAAACTGTCTAAATGGTGCATGTGAATTAATTTACGAAGTGAAAGTTCCACAAAATATAAAGGAAAATGCAGCCATAGCATTGAATAAAATGATCGAAATAGTAAGTTCAGAATTACCCGAGTGA
- a CDS encoding ATP-binding protein, with translation MKYNLLEQNPWWQNSKLIENDVKLVEYENMHHRYIPTLLEEFPMNYPGIYTLRGPRQIGKSTTVKLLIKKLIEKNVKPVNIFFFTVDLIEDKKELAELIKEYLNFSTSESLRYIFLDEITLVNKWQLTLKQLADIGLINNCVILVTGSSSVDIRKGAERMPGRRGNFHKHDFVQLPLSFKEYLDLFCFNFDTSNKNIKSVFNEKVNWNKEKMLLPEINKLFLNYLRTGGFPFVINKYKKSSDFNLYKNLFLDILVSEFDKLGKNRTVLKNLITEIGLHLTKRITFNKLHRNIGTIGSHHTTKDYVNLLADSFIISILNFIDINTKRVNINKQIKLFASDSIFFFLLNSISHFTNPHTILNNNQSLSVLVENVVFTNLIKYNEAKIYQGLSELENTFYWYSKSGNEIDFILRTENCLYPIEVKYRKQIRADDFATVKRVFGKGIILTRDTFFQTENIVGVPVPVFLMNLKY, from the coding sequence TAGAAGAATTTCCCATGAATTATCCTGGCATCTACACTTTAAGAGGACCAAGACAGATCGGAAAATCCACTACCGTAAAATTATTAATTAAAAAGCTGATTGAAAAAAATGTAAAACCTGTAAATATATTTTTTTTCACAGTTGATTTGATAGAGGACAAGAAAGAGCTTGCTGAATTAATCAAGGAATATTTAAACTTTTCCACTTCAGAATCGCTCAGGTATATTTTTCTTGATGAAATTACTCTTGTTAACAAATGGCAACTAACTTTAAAACAACTTGCTGATATAGGTTTAATAAATAATTGTGTAATTCTTGTTACAGGTTCTTCATCAGTTGATATACGCAAAGGTGCCGAAAGAATGCCCGGGCGACGAGGTAATTTTCATAAACACGATTTTGTCCAACTCCCTCTTTCATTTAAAGAATATTTGGATTTATTTTGTTTTAATTTCGATACATCTAACAAAAATATAAAATCTGTTTTTAATGAAAAAGTTAATTGGAATAAAGAAAAAATGTTGCTACCGGAAATAAATAAACTTTTTTTAAATTATCTTCGCACAGGGGGTTTTCCCTTTGTAATAAATAAGTATAAAAAAAGTTCTGATTTTAATCTTTACAAGAATCTTTTTTTAGATATTCTCGTTAGTGAATTCGATAAATTGGGAAAAAACAGGACTGTCCTGAAAAATTTAATTACGGAAATTGGACTTCATCTGACTAAAAGAATAACATTTAATAAATTGCACAGAAATATCGGAACTATTGGTTCTCATCACACTACAAAGGATTATGTGAATTTATTAGCAGATTCTTTTATAATTTCAATTTTAAATTTTATTGACATAAACACAAAAAGGGTAAATATAAATAAGCAAATCAAATTGTTTGCCAGCGATTCAATCTTTTTCTTTTTATTAAATTCTATTTCCCATTTTACTAATCCTCACACGATTTTGAATAATAATCAAAGTCTCTCTGTTTTAGTAGAAAATGTCGTATTTACAAATTTGATAAAATACAATGAAGCCAAAATCTATCAGGGATTATCCGAATTAGAAAATACTTTTTATTGGTACTCAAAATCAGGCAATGAAATAGATTTTATTTTAAGAACAGAAAATTGTCTATATCCCATTGAAGTTAAATACAGAAAGCAAATTCGTGCTGATGATTTTGCAACCGTGAAAAGAGTCTTTGGTAAAGGCATAATTCTAACAAGAGATACGTTTTTCCAAACTGAAAATATAGTCGGTGTGCCTGTTCCGGTATTTTTGATGAATTTGAAATACTAA